A window of Poecilia reticulata strain Guanapo linkage group LG23, Guppy_female_1.0+MT, whole genome shotgun sequence genomic DNA:
GGAAGCAACAAGCGGGGTAAAAATCAACACTTTTTCCTTGAACATGAATGCAACAGGAGATGGAAAAATCTGGTCAAATAAAACAGTTAATGAGGAAAACAGTTCAGCAGTGACATTAAAGGACCCGCCACGGCGCTCTGCGTCTCAGAGGAAAGACTTGGTGCCGTTGTGATCGGAGGTTTTCTGCTGCCTCGTTATAATTGCCTCTGATTGGGGTCATCTCACTGCGGGTAATTGCAATAATTGCCTTCTTTCCTGTTCGTTCTGCACCGActttcagcagaaacaaagaaaaatattcatatcttcttcttctgtttagTAGCTGGGagttttgagcaaaaaaaaaaagaaagaactgcATATAagcaaaattaatgttttatattttaaaaacaaagacaacagaacAACGTTAGGACGGTGCAGCAAAGGAAACTGCTATTTTTCAtctctgaaacatttctgagcGGATAAAAACTCTGCTTGGCTGCATCGCGTCGTGCCGTTACCTCCGGCGGCATTTTACGTTACCATGGTAACAAATTCATCAAAACGAGAAGCCAGGAAAACAGCAGAatgaaaagacacaaacaatGTGGCCGATCCGTAAGGGCCAATCTATTCAGTCTGATTCTACGCTTTGTGATTTACTatctattttaaattatatgtttAGAATTTATAATTGCACATTCTCAACCATTTCAaaggtttgttgtttatttgacAAATCTATTGTTCTTGTCAATTTCAGTTTAGTTATTTTACATTacttagtttagtttattttggaCTATTgacaataattattaataaaataagagttaataaaatatttcttgttgGAAAACATCAAACAAGTCTAAATGTAAAACTCCTGATttccttaaattattttaaagaaaattagttAGGATATTCCAATCAAAGTTATTATAGATAGTGATGGCTGCTGGTgggaaagatctcctgtagcagtctgtattacagtgaatttcaagaagcctctgactgaagacactctgctTTCCCAAGGCAGTTAGCAAATAAATttataattcagtacatttatgtcctgagtttaaaaaatgaaatgttttaagtcggttcaggtgtttttctgtatcggtaTCGGTGCATTCCAGTTTAACAGGAATATAACAGAAATCATAAATGTCAAGTTAAAGTTTGTAAATGCCAGAGGAGCGCGTTTCTACGCTCTGTTTCTGAGCTGAAAGCAGAAACATCCTGGCTGTGATGGGATGTGACAGGTCAATCTCTGCCGCTCAGCATCCGTCCCTGGGAGGTCCGCCCCAGGTTGCCACGGATACCGGCAGTCTGGCACGGCAGGGAAACACctcctgcctcctcctcctccccctgaGGGAGCGAGGCTGAGAATTAATTCTCCTTTGGACCTtatttcttcttcctgctcGGCGGCAGGAGACGGAGGCGATAAGCCGGCCTCGGTTAGCCGCTGCGGCCGTGATGCAGCGCTGGAATTACCTTTAACTGTTCCGCTGATGTGAAAGCGGGATGATGTATGTGAAGGTGATGACGGGGGCAGCGGCGGCGTCAGGCGGCTCTTTTACCTCCATGCAGGGTGAATAATAACCACTCGGTTCAGCAGCAGCGCTTTATTTCAGCTCACCTTGCAGCGTCCTGCTGCGGCCGCCTGAAGCCCACAGATAAAACCAGAACCGAGTCAAACAAGGACGCGCAGCGATAAGAAAACCCATCCTGCAGCTCACCGCACGCTGCTACAAATCATTCAATCTGTCAATTATCGACTTCTGTTCTTCTCTATGGTCTGTAGATTTCACTCAGAggtgattttgtgcaaaaacacaaaatcttaccatgtatttttttttttttagtttcaattGTAAATACGTCAGAACCCTTCAaactagacaaaactaactcacaagtaacttttcagcaagatatgggaACTGTTATAAGTCAATAAATCCAAAACATtgttgaaaaagtacaagttgccctagcagattatttaaatgatcaaaagaGATTTTTCCCATAATCTATAACGGGTTGTCAAACtcgtttttgttttgggccaaatcaagatcatgattCCAGGGCCGattgtgccagaatatattgataaaacctcctaaaaacagtttcttaaatccatttcttaaaattaaataatccatccatccatccatccattttcttgcaccctttttccctcagtggggtcgggagggttgctggtgcccatctccagccaacgtttcgggcgagaggcggggtacaccctggacaggtcgccagtctgtcgcagggcaacacagagacacacaggacacacaaccatgcacacacacactcacacctaggagcaatttggagaggccaattaacctgccagtcatgtttttggactgtgggaggaaaccggagtacccggagaaaacccacgcacgcacagggagaacatgcaaactccatgcagaaagaccccaggccgggaattgaacccagaaccttcttgctgtaaggcaacagctctaccaactgcgccactgtgcagcctaaaattaaataataatttaattatttatttatttactgaacatcttttcagttcctccagaatttcacaattgtttttgtgatttttttgcaataaaaatcaaagttcttGTGCTactatttggaaatatttgcgatATTTGCACTTATGACGATAAATGCGACTTTTTTATTACTCGCCCAGCCCTAATTTCACACCAGGGGCCTCCAAGTTGGTCTCGTCTTTTTGGTCCCAGCGTTCCCAGAGCGTTCGGACGCTGCCGCGCCAGTGACTGATGGAGCTATTCTTGCTGTGGTGACCCGTTACGTAAAACCCAGTCAGACCCTAAAAATAAGAGCTGGCTTTCCAGGACgttcattgtttgttttagtgcagcagcagcaggaatccGAAGCCCCCCGACCACCCGGCCTGCGATCCAGCGCGCGACCCCTCCCACATTAGTCACATTAGAGCTGGCCACGTGCGGCGGTGCATGAAGGTTATTGACATTTGGCTCAATGTGACGACGGAGGGAAAGATCCAGGAAGGGCTCCGTCTCCAAACAACAAATAGGAACCAGGCAGAGAGCCAATCAGCAGACAGAGatccaaagtaaatataaaataatgacaGAGTTCACAAATCTGAAAGTTTGCGGAACTTAAATGAAGAAACACATCTTAAGTctttatatttcacattttaatcttCTGTCTTATCAGTGTTTACTcagattttagactttttaagaccattatgaatgacATTTAAAACCTACATCATGTCagacatttccaaaaatattgcatatttcaTAAGTAGTGCCTTTTTGCACAGAATGGATGCAGCATCAAACGTGAATCAGTGGCAAGAAAGACGCAAAAAGACAGGACCCTCTGGTAAGCTAGCTAGCGAGGgtttattagcagctagttagcagtagcaTTAGCCACCTCCAATCACAGAATATAATGAAGATATTTGTGTCCGACtgaaacttaaagaaaaatccaacaacTAAAATAACGACATAGAaaatatgagattaaataattctgccagaaaactgcaaaactgctgaaacactgaaaacgTCAGAGTTGCTCTTATGTGTCATTGAGCAAAAATTATCAACTGACAGTCCACAACATACTGTCTTCAATAATCTTTTTTAATGGCAAAATATTATCAAAGATAGAGGAGAAGCAGGTCGGTCGTCAGGTCGATACTTTTAAAGGgccagtaaaatgtaaaataatttttttttagctttacatgaTATTAAAGTTATTCCcccataaaaaacaaacctgaagtgttgctttgattctttcacgcaTGTTCTCCAACtcctttagtctccatggcaaccattcagctgtgcaaaatgtctGGGTGGACTTAGCTCCGTCTTTGAGACgtagctcctcccccactcagctccttcagactagccaggagcaATTAGCCAACACCTGGGGGAACTGAGCATTTGATGAGCTCATcacaggagctacttctcagtgcaacgctggtataaacgctgttaaagggttaatagaggagccaggttatgatgacttcctgaaggtggagtttcagaaagagccagagcgtcttaaagagacagagacccaatttcatggcgttaaattacaatgtaaaatttctttttaatcaaatttgatatatgcagcatttttataacaaatgaagacaacatagttactttattatGCTATAAATGTGCCTAGAAATTACATATTACCGCCCCTTTAAGGTTTTCactaattaatattaaaatctgtttttttcacGTCCCACTCAGAACCACTTCCGATTACGTGCTTAaagtgaaacaagaaaaacaacgCGAAGCAAAATTTATGTTCATCCTTTCAGGAACAGGAACAAACATGATCCAAACGTCTGTTTGTGCGGAAAACCTTCAGTTCCTGAGGTCGACCGCGTCTTATTTTGTCTCTGGCAAACCCGTCTTCAGACCTGCAGCTCCTCACATGAATAATCGCCTCCATTAAGGCAGGAAACTGAGGCGCTGTCATTGTTTGTGCTGCTTCCCTTTGAAAACACCGTAATGACACCCTGACAGTGAATCATGAGCGCATCGAGCGTGTGATTACAATCTTTGCCACGCATTCTGACGAGCCCGCCGTTACGCCGCAGCGCTGTTTCCATCGGTTGTGATTTTATACGATGGCGCCCGCGTGCGCCGGTCTGACGGCTTCACCGGCCTGCTAACGGAGTCTGGAGAGAGGTCACGGCTGCATGTGTGAGGAGGCTTTTTATAACAGCAGCACACAATGATTTATTTCAGGGATTTGGAGAAACAGCAGGGCTGAAGGTGAGAACAACCAGACAGGAAACATGATCCTTTTCACTGATAAAGACTGGATGGATTGATCGGAACAGCTTTGACCGATTGGTAAAACGATGCACACCTGAAACCACAGAAACCTACACAACTGAACCTTCAATGTTACCTGATGCAGCAGGAAACTATGTCATCTCTCTGCATGCCGGCAGTCTGTGGGTGACCTGGGTAATTTCCTAATGCGTCCCAGTGGAAAGGAGCGATTCCTGGGTGAGCGCTGAGGTCACCTTCACCTGCAGATGTgtccagaaaacaaacaaggaaaacCAGTTTACTGCTGCGCCACAGCTGCACAGATGCTGAGAGGAAAAAATACTTGAAACTGAGATTCATTCACAAGTTAGAGTAAACCTTAGATAAGAGAGGAAAAgcaatttttagtttttggaaGTGTTTATGCTTCTGTCATGATATCTGTGTTTGATGGTGGACCCAAATGAAGATGTGGTAGATGAGGCAGATGaagaatgttttaataaaaaaatatcagaacttaaaaaaacaaagaagaacagAGGGAGccagagaagaacaaaaacataaatccagGGTAAACCAGGGAAGGGACGGTTTACCCTGGAGGATCCAGCAAGGAGTAACTGAGAATGAGTTGAATATAAACTGGGAAGGTTGATTACTGAACAAGGAGCAGATGGCTGATTAGAAacgggttgcaggtgtgaggagagagaaagagaagcaCTAAAGAATAACTTTAGGAACTAGAATCACAAAGGAAggactgaactaaagtaaataGAGTAATCTAATAAAGAGAAACTAAGGAATACAGAATaaacaaatatcaaaacaacACAGGATCCTAACAGCTTCCTGTTTCACAATGTTTGTTGCTGCTATTAAGCTAAACTGAAAATATCTGGAACTGCGATTGAGATGCCCATCCATCCACTGCCTTATCCTCTGCACGGAGGAACACGGAGGGCTGGCAACtttctccagcagtcattgggcgagaggcggggtacttCCTGGAAAGGTCGCCAGTTCATCACATACGCACAAactcacacctaagggcaaCTTTAGAGAACCAATTGGACCTTAATACCAGAAGAGATTAAGCTTTTCTAAACACAGCTGTGATAACAGGAAGTCCTCCTGAAGCCTGAAATACTGACACTGAGCAGAGAAACTTTAAACTTCACAGGACAGCAGACTGACCTCAGTACAGATtatactgaaaaatatatatatcatttttcAATAACACTTTTTCTATGTTTGGTTTCTATGATAGTAAATCTATTTTTGTGATGTAGTTACCAGAGGCCATGTATGGTGCATCAGTGTGACATAAACTGGAACTTATCAGATTGTTACCCAGGGTCTGTGTGCATCTTggttaagtatttttttatttctaattttatttttacatgttacaAGCAGATAACTTGGAGAACGCTGTGAAAGTtcagtttgtaaataaaaaataaacaaattttttaaCTATAATTATTAATGCTGGAGCTCCACAGGGTCGTGTATTCAGCCTCTCCAGCTTTTTAACTACCATAAAGCCAGATTGATAACATAAATGTCtgctttatttataaaaacatatccATTTTTAGCTCATGAATAATTGTAAATTATACGCAGATGTTTTGTATCTGAATATCTTTTTATACTTGTAGCATTCTCATAAGCATTGGGGTggaaacatatatttatttactgcagatgcatatttttataattgtaacaacagaaaatatgacaaatactaccaaaaatattctacaaaaagttttataaaagtaCCACAAGCTCTATAAAATGTGTATATGGTTCTATAAGATCACTGCATTTTACCTAACATGgaggaaaatgaacaaagacaaaatattttaaatgggaTAAAAACAAGGGAACTAAGCAGAATGAAAAGATGGGGATATTAATGTAGAACTATGATATCCtattaaatgttagaataagACTTATTTGTGCActgatttcacattttatttgtttgatgcAAACcctaaaaagcagcaaaaacgtCTGACTTTAcaacaagttttgttttcctgttgaaGATTCATTCAAACCACAAAGCCTAAAGGTCTGTAGAACTTCGTCAAATTAAGTAAAAGTTATTATTTCAGATTAACAGATTTTAAAGCAGCTGCTCAAAGTAAACCTTCTTCTCTAATTTTACCTGATCTGGTTATAAAGCAGCTGATCCCAGATCAGTGTCTGTCAGcagtttaaatgaaatgaaaacgaGGGAAACCGCTCAGCTGCTGCGGCGGCTCATTTACATTGGAGTGTGGGATTTCACCAGTGGGGAGGTGTCCCACTTTACGTCCAGTGTTCAAGTCATTCATGTCCTAATTCTATTTCACGCTAATTCAGTCTCATGTATGAAGCATCTTCACAGCAGGAATGGGACCAGTAAGCATCTGCTCCTCACACTCCTGAATTATTGCTCAACATCTCTGTTGACGACGTTTTCTAAAGTAAATCTGTTTGaattaaagcagctttttatGAAATACCAAGAAAGCAGCACTTATCTCACCCTGATGAATCATGAACGAGCCTTCAAATTCTGcctaaatattgataaaatgtgGCTGTGGCACAGTTGAGCCTTCATCCTACATAAGCTGGAGTTCTGCAGAATAAACACAACAAGCTCCTGACCATTTTTCAAACCCAACTCCTCTAAGTGACCCAGAACTGCACAGTTCAAACCTCCGGCTCTCTATCATCCATTATGGTGACAAGGATAACTTTTTCAGGCTGGGAAAGTCCTCTTTGCTCTGTTTGGGCATTTAAAGGggcagatttaatattttaatcccAGGGGTGGGTGAAACAACCTGAAGACGAGGTGACTGTGTTAGAATGTCCCATGAAGTTTAAAGAGGCCAAAATtatgataaataacaaaaataaaattaattcaggTCTTATCTTTGGACAGAAGGGGGAATAATCAAGAGTCATGGCTCAGCTTCActtattacagctagaaactagaGATCGGGCCCAAAATCTGTGTTTGAACATTCACAGAcgcataaagacagttacaaactCAGCCTTCTGTcatctgaagaacatttccagggtTTAAGGACTAATGTTGCaccaagatctagagaaactcatccatgcatttatagTTCGTCGCATTGATTAATGTGACACgtctgcctaaaaaaatcaatcagatccaaaactctgctgctggagttctgactaaaaccaggaagaacaTCAGCCCAGTCTTAGAGTCCTTCCactagactttaaaatactgttattatgctataaatcactgaacagcttagcaccaAACTACATTTTCagccttccagacccctcaggtctggCAGAAGCTGCACggagaaacagcattcagcttctatgcaccacaaatctggaacaaacttccagaaaactgcaaaactgctgaaacactgagcacccacctgtttagagctgcttttgaaccataTTAAATGggacattgatcaacatatttgatgtgtattgatgattttgatgaagGTTTATCAGATTGGTGACTATATGACATTTTAtgactctttatttttatgtttttatgatgtataGCACTTTGAATTGCAAAAATGTGcgacacaaataaacttgacttggtGTTAAGAGTTGCCCCTTTAAGGTTTAATCCAGATGTTTATCGTTTCCCAGCgacttgaaacattttctgagctGCAGTCGATCAGGAAAGACGGACCGGAGTGATGTTTCACCAACATGTGGAGGGAAATGTTTCAAACAGCCAGctggtgtgtgtgagtgtgtgttgatGTTGCCGGCGATGAGCTCACAGCATACTGGGAATGAGCTGGTGTGTTGCTGCAGTTGCTGCAGCCAGCTGGGGCTGGGATTTCGCCATGAGTCAAACGATTTGGGTCGCAGTAATGAGACAGACACACGGAGAGAGGATGAGTAAGAAAGATTTTAAAGTGGATTTGGAAAAAGGAAGACAGGTTGCTGCACCAAATTCCCTTGAAGTTTCCAAAAGGTATAAAGGAGCTGATAAGCAGCTGGTGCAACCAGCAATAACTCTCAGTTTTGCTTTTCCATCTGGCTTTAGCATGATTGGTTTTGGTTTCAGTGaagtttctgcaggtttcaccaactcaaatttaagacttctTAAGAGTTTAAAGATCATTATGAATGGAATTAAAGACTTACATctccataaaaatataaaaatactttttaatttatacaTGATAGAAGCTGAGTCAGGTAGTTCACTAATTAGCAAGGGTGTGCTAGCAGGGAGTTAGCGGTAGCTTCAATTGTCTCGAGTCACAAAATGCAATGAAGATATGAGTgcaactcaaacaaaaaaaaatcgtaAAATATACAAGATCAAATAGTCCTGTCAAGACAAATTGCAAGTATTTAAGGTGaacttgtatttttaaaaatgtaagacaTTTAAGTCCTTAATTGTAGATACGTGACACCTTGGGAATTTTGCAAGGCAGCATTTAAAGCTTTAAACTCGagaaaagaaactttaaaaccaattccaaaataaaatgtagtgaATACCAAACCTGATGATTTGACCAGACAGGTAAAAAGAGCATTACAATAGTAACAGTAATAATGCTAGTAAACAGTAGAAGGCGCCACAACACGAAAGCGTTTCCTTCCTTCACAGCTgtgaaggaaggaaaggaaacaAGGAAGAGTaaatatagatagatagatagatagatagatagatagatagatagatagatagatagatagatagatagatagatagatagatagatagatagatagataNNNNNNNNNNNNNNNNNNNNNNNNNNNNNNNNNNNNNNNNNNNNNNNNNNagatagatagatagatagatagatagatagatagatagatagatagatagatagatagatagatagatagatagatagatagatagatagatagacagacagacagacagacagacagacagacagacagacagacagacagacagaaaaggaaGCTACAGTGTGATTCtgaataaaaactggaaaacactTAAAGATactacatatttatatttatacatatttatatttatatatccaTTAACATAAACTACACTAACTACGCCACAGTTCAGATTAAACTCTAACATGATGCATTCAAGTCTgacaacatgtggaaaagtttaaggggTGTAAAAACTTTTGCAGTCGCAGTATCTGTATTAAAGTGAACTTGATGCAGTTCGTGTCTCTGTTCCTGCTTCTGTTcgtttcttcatttattttctgaatgactccctccctcctcccctcctcggGGTCAATCCATGGGAAAAGAAAGTTTTCCTGCAGCCCTGAGAGAAATCCAGTTATTTTCGGACAACACGTCACCGGTTTTAGTTGCAGCCCAGAAACTTATTTCCATCATCCAGCTCGctttcttccctctctctctctctttccctctctctctctatgaACTTGTTGCACAGCTGTGTTGTTCCCCGTTCTCACGCACGGCGCCGCACGCCCGCAGCGGCGCACACATGAGCGGGCAGCTTGAGGAAACGTCAGCAGGTTTCGGCTCGCTGCGTGACATTGCGGTGGCCGTTTTCCTTTCAGCGAACGACTCAAGGATGGACGCGTGACGCACCGAGCCACAGGTATTCATTTAGCGGGGGATCGTTGAGGATTTCTGCgggaattttttttgcatgaaatctCTTCCATTTTTGGAGGTTTATTCCTCAAGATGCATGGTTATTTTTTGGAGCGTAAACAGCGACCCATGTGATAACCTTGAACCAACAGGTTCATTACGCACGACACTTTCCGTcggaaaatacagttttttctCAATTGTGACTCATTTATGGCCATGAAATCAGATTAATCTCGAGCATATGTgcttgcatgtgtgtttttatttcctcctcagAGAGGGAGCGTGCACACACGTCAGCTCGGGGAGGGCAAAGCCTGCTTAAAATGCAGCGAATGTGACAGCCGAGCCCACAGTCCAGACTACAGCAGCGCCTGGACGGGAAAGGTGAAGCGGGGCGGGGGCGGGGGGCACCAGCAGCATGACCGTGGTGCCCGGGGAGAACCTGGATGAGACGGTGGCACTGGCCGCGCTGTCCGCCCAGGATGTGTACGACCCGGAGCGAGCCGACAACCAGGAGTGCTGCGAGCGGGTGGTCATCAACATCTCCGGGCTGCGCTTCGAGACGCAGCTTAAGACCCTGGCCCAGTTCCCCGCCACTCTGCTGGGGGACCCGCGCAAAAGAATGCGCTTCTTCGACCCACTGAGGAACGAGTACTTCTTTGACCGGAACCGACCCAGCTTCGATGCCATCCTGTACTACTACCAGTCCGGCGGACGGCTCCGGAGACCCGTCAACGTGCCGGTGGACATCTTCATGGAGGAGATCAAGTTCTACGAGCTGGGAGAGGAGGTGATCGAGAACTTTAAGGAGGATGAAGGGTTCATCAAGGAGGAGGAGCGGCCGCTGCCGGAGAATGAGTTCCAGCGGCAGGTGTGGCTCCTGTTCGAGTACCCCGAGAGCTCCGGACCCGCTCGGGGCATCGCCATCGTCTCTGTGCTGGTCATCCTCATCTCCATCGTCATCTTCTGCTTGGAGACCTTACCCGAGTTCAGGGAGGAGGCCCGGATCTTCGAGGGGATGATCCCGACAAATGGCACCGCGGGCGCCGAGCCGCCGAACCCGTTCACGGACCCGTTCTTCATCGTGGAGACGCTCTGCATCATCTGGTTCTCCTTCGAGCTGCTGGTCCGGTTCCTCGCCTGCCCCAGCAAGCCCGCCTTCTTCAAGAACATCATGAACACCATCGACATCGTGGCCATCATGCCCTACTTCATCACGCTGGGGTTGGAGCTGGCAGAGCACCAGGGCAACGGCCAGCAGGCCATGTCGCTGGCCATCCTGAGGGTCATCCGCCTGGTCCGGGTCTTCCGGATCTTCAAGCTCTCACGGCACTCCAAGGGACTGCAGATCCTGGGGAAGACGCTGCAGGCCAGCATGCGGGAGCTGGGCCtcctcatcttcttcctcttcatcgGGGTCATCCTCTTCTCCAGCGCCGTGTACTTCGCGGAGACCGACGACCCCGAGTCAGGCTTCAGCAGCATCCCGGACGCCTTCTGGTGGGCCGTGGTTTCCATGACAACGGTAGGCTACGGCGACATGTGTCCGGTGACCATCGGTGGGAAGATAGTGGGCTCCCTGTGCGCCATCGCCGGGGTCCTGACCATCGCGCTTCCGGTTCCGGTCATCGTCTCCAACTTCAACTACTTCTACCACCGGGAGACCGAGCACGAGGAGCAGTTCCAGTACACGCACGTGACCTGCGGGCAGCAGCAGGCGCCGTTCGGCGAGTTCAAGCGGAGCGACAGCCGGCCGTCGCTGTCCAAGTCCGACTACCCGGACAGCGAGGACGCGGACTC
This region includes:
- the LOC103459368 gene encoding shaker-related potassium channel tsha2, producing the protein MTVVPGENLDETVALAALSAQDVYDPERADNQECCERVVINISGLRFETQLKTLAQFPATLLGDPRKRMRFFDPLRNEYFFDRNRPSFDAILYYYQSGGRLRRPVNVPVDIFMEEIKFYELGEEVIENFKEDEGFIKEEERPLPENEFQRQVWLLFEYPESSGPARGIAIVSVLVILISIVIFCLETLPEFREEARIFEGMIPTNGTAGAEPPNPFTDPFFIVETLCIIWFSFELLVRFLACPSKPAFFKNIMNTIDIVAIMPYFITLGLELAEHQGNGQQAMSLAILRVIRLVRVFRIFKLSRHSKGLQILGKTLQASMRELGLLIFFLFIGVILFSSAVYFAETDDPESGFSSIPDAFWWAVVSMTTVGYGDMCPVTIGGKIVGSLCAIAGVLTIALPVPVIVSNFNYFYHRETEHEEQFQYTHVTCGQQQAPFGEFKRSDSRPSLSKSDYPDSEDADSVKYTNCSPHKAYGGKLTDV